A stretch of DNA from Rheinheimera sp. MMS21-TC3:
AGGCTATCTAAGCGTTGGGCAAAGGCGCCGGTAAAAGCTGCTGGCATATGCTGAATTAGCACTATGGGTAAAGGAAAGTCTGCGGGTAAGGCTGTAATAATCCTCTGTAACGCAACGGGGCCGCCAGTGGAGGTGCCAATTGCAATCAGCTTATATTGCTTACCACTAGCTTTAAAGCATTTGTTGGTTGCGGTAGCAGCTAAACGCTGCCCTAGCTGGGGTCGTTGATAACCGTCTTGCTTAGGTACGGTTGTACGAGTACTTAAATTTGCTGTAACTGAGCTAGAAGGGTCAGGCCGCGGCGCTATACTATTAAAGGTAGCTCGGCCCAAAGGACGCTTACGAGCAACAGCTTTTACTCGGTCGCGTAATACTTGGCCAGCTTCATCTTTGTTGCGTGCTATATCTTCAAACTTTTTTGGTAAAAAATCGACTGCACCGGCCTCTAAGGCATCAAAGGTAGCCTTAGCGCCTTCATGGGTTAAAGACGAAAACATTAATATTGGTGTGCGCTGAAACTGCATAATTTCACGTACTGCAGAAATACCATCTAGCACCGGCATTTCTACATCCATAGTAATCACATCTGGTTGTAATGCTTTAGCTTTATCCACCGCCTCTCGACCATTAATTGCCGTATCTATCACTTCAATATCAGGATCTTTCGCTAATATTTCTGTCAGCCGACGGCGGAAAAAGCTTGAATCATCAACAACCAAGACGCGTATGGCCATAATGCTCTACTCACCTCGCCCTTTACTGAAGCGGTCTAATTTAATTTTTGACTTTTTAGCATAATGGGTAAGTAAACTAGGTACATCCAAGATCAGTGCTATGCCACCATCAGACGTAATAGTTGCCCCAGCCATACCTGGCGTACCTTGTAATAAGCGATCTAAAGGCTTAATCACTACTTCTTCTTGGCCTATTAATGAGTCA
This window harbors:
- a CDS encoding chemotaxis response regulator protein-glutamate methylesterase, with protein sequence MAIRVLVVDDSSFFRRRLTEILAKDPDIEVIDTAINGREAVDKAKALQPDVITMDVEMPVLDGISAVREIMQFQRTPILMFSSLTHEGAKATFDALEAGAVDFLPKKFEDIARNKDEAGQVLRDRVKAVARKRPLGRATFNSIAPRPDPSSSVTANLSTRTTVPKQDGYQRPQLGQRLAATATNKCFKASGKQYKLIAIGTSTGGPVALQRIITALPADFPLPIVLIQHMPAAFTGAFAQRLDSLAKISVKEAEDGDLLQPGVAYLAPGGKQMLLEGAPSQVRLRIREDDSPRITFKPSVDITFATAAKVFADKVLAIVLTGMGADGREGARMLKQQGAQIWAQDEASCIVYGMPQAIAQAGLMDEEVKLSDVVKCLLQELNHG